One window of the Janthinobacterium sp. PAMC25594 genome contains the following:
- a CDS encoding DUF1852 domain-containing protein has protein sequence MSQDFVFSIKSIVFDENYHPSDNTRLTTNFANLARGKSRQENLRNTLKMIANRFNNLAHWDNPKADRYSVELEIISVELNIDVAGGNIPLIEILKPNILDKKTGERIDGIAGNNFSSYVRDYDFSVLLAEHNNNTSAFSAPDDFGDFHGKLFKHFVNSTTYKERYSKPPVICISVSSSKTYQRTENQHPILGVEYQQNEFSPTDAYFEKMGMQVRYFMPPNSAAPLAFYFIGDLLGDYSNLELIGTISTMETFQKIYRPEIYNANSAAGRLYQPSLKNQDYSLTQIVYDREERSQLAVKQGKYTEEHFIKPYKHILEQWAATTLSA, from the coding sequence ATGAGCCAAGATTTTGTATTCAGCATCAAGAGCATTGTTTTCGATGAAAACTATCATCCATCGGACAATACGCGCCTGACCACCAACTTTGCCAATCTGGCCAGGGGAAAGAGCCGCCAGGAGAACTTGCGCAACACCCTGAAAATGATCGCCAATCGCTTCAACAACCTGGCGCATTGGGACAACCCGAAGGCAGACCGTTATTCTGTCGAACTCGAAATCATTTCCGTCGAATTGAATATTGATGTCGCAGGCGGCAACATCCCATTGATCGAGATATTGAAGCCGAATATTCTGGATAAAAAAACGGGAGAGCGCATCGACGGCATTGCCGGTAATAACTTCTCCTCTTACGTGCGCGATTACGACTTCAGCGTGCTGCTGGCAGAGCACAACAATAATACATCCGCATTCAGTGCACCCGATGATTTTGGCGACTTTCATGGCAAGCTGTTCAAACACTTTGTCAATTCAACTACTTACAAAGAACGCTACAGCAAGCCGCCGGTGATCTGCATCAGTGTATCGAGCAGCAAGACCTATCAGCGCACGGAAAATCAGCACCCCATCCTGGGCGTCGAGTATCAACAAAATGAATTTTCCCCGACGGATGCCTATTTCGAAAAAATGGGCATGCAAGTGCGCTATTTCATGCCGCCAAACAGCGCCGCACCGCTGGCGTTTTATTTTATCGGCGACCTGCTGGGTGACTACAGCAATCTTGAGCTGATCGGCACCATCAGCACGATGGAGACATTCCAAAAGATCTACCGGCCCGAAATTTACAACGCCAATTCTGCGGCGGGAAGACTTTATCAGCCCAGCCTGAAGAACCAGGATTATTCGTTGACGCAAATTGTCTATGACCGGGAAGAGCGCAGCCAGCTGGCAGTCAAGCAGGGCAAATATACGGAAGAGCACTTCATCAAGCCATACAAGCATATTCTTGAACAATGGGCTGCGACCACGCTCTCTGCTTAA
- a CDS encoding methionine synthase, producing MKKLLPTSTAGSLPKPSWLAQPEKLWSPWKLQDEELIEGKQDALRLSLQEQQQAGIDIVSDGEQTRQHFVTTFIEHLSGVDFDKRETVRIRDRYDASVPTVVGAVSRTKPVFVEDAKFLRQQTTQPIKWALPGPMTMIDTLYDSHYKSREKLAWEFAKILNQEARELEAAGVDIIQFDEPAFNVFFDEVNDWGIATLERAIEGLKCETAVHICYGYGIKANTDWKNTLGSEWRQYEESFPKLQQSNIDIISLECHNSRVPIDLIELIRGKKVMVGAIDVASNTIETPEEVADTLRKALRFVDADKLYPSTNCGMAPLSRRVARGKLHALSAGAEIIRREIS from the coding sequence ATGAAAAAATTATTGCCTACATCCACTGCCGGCAGCTTGCCCAAACCTTCCTGGCTGGCGCAGCCTGAAAAACTCTGGTCGCCCTGGAAATTGCAGGACGAGGAATTGATTGAGGGCAAACAAGATGCTTTACGTTTGTCACTGCAGGAACAGCAGCAGGCAGGCATCGATATCGTCAGTGACGGCGAGCAAACCCGCCAGCATTTCGTCACCACGTTTATCGAGCATCTGAGCGGAGTCGATTTTGACAAGCGCGAGACCGTCAGAATTCGTGACCGCTACGATGCGAGTGTGCCGACCGTCGTGGGCGCCGTGAGCCGCACCAAGCCGGTGTTTGTGGAAGACGCCAAATTCTTACGCCAGCAAACCACGCAGCCGATCAAATGGGCCCTGCCGGGTCCCATGACGATGATCGATACGCTGTACGACAGCCATTATAAAAGCCGCGAAAAACTGGCCTGGGAATTCGCCAAGATCCTCAATCAGGAAGCCAGGGAACTGGAGGCGGCCGGCGTCGACATCATCCAGTTTGACGAACCCGCATTCAATGTGTTCTTTGATGAAGTCAATGATTGGGGGATTGCCACGCTGGAAAGGGCGATCGAGGGGCTCAAATGCGAAACGGCCGTGCATATTTGCTATGGCTACGGCATCAAGGCCAATACGGACTGGAAAAATACGCTGGGCTCCGAGTGGCGCCAATATGAGGAATCGTTCCCCAAGCTGCAGCAATCGAATATCGACATCATCTCGCTGGAATGCCACAACTCGCGCGTGCCCATCGACCTGATTGAACTCATACGCGGCAAAAAAGTGATGGTCGGCGCCATCGACGTGGCAAGCAATACCATAGAAACACCGGAGGAAGTGGCCGACACCCTGCGCAAAGCGCTGCGCTTTGTCGATGCCGACAAGCTCTATCCGAGCACCAACTGCGGCATGGCGCCCTTGTCTCGTCGGGTGGCAAGAGGGAAATTGCATGCGCTCAGTGCCGGCGCGGAAATCATCCGACGAGAAATCTCCTAG
- a CDS encoding methyl-accepting chemotaxis protein, with translation MKFLSHLTIGTRLAVGFAAIGAMLLIISCLGIAMLGKINQGTGHIVHDSMPKIELANSVSANINDIAIALRNMMLSADPADQRKQTDAILAARQAAAGNLVKLASMLDSERERALLAKMNDANTRYAQGQEVLLELIKSGTPDDSSAYLYGQLRPVLLVYKQLIAEQISLQNTLANTAGDNANTTYANTRTLLIGMSLAALAIAAALAYGITRSITGPVATALQVANTVAAGDLRSQITVQSRDEMGQLLQALKRMNDNLAHTVGTVRAGTETIAAASSEVAAGSLDLSARTEQQASSLEETASSMEELTSTVKQNADNARQAHVLADTASGVAQRGGAVIAQVVATMRQIDASSNKIADIIGVIDGIAFQTNILALNAAVEAARAGEQGRGFAVVATEVRSLAHRSAAAAKEIKTLIDDSTRSVAAGSELVHQAGSTMHDLVDSVRRVTDIMQEITSASAEQTAGIEQINQAISEMDNVTQQNAALVEESAAAAAAMQEQAATLAQVVSAFKLEAGASASKPAIAATTVPRQQAVALRVPAAKKAAPAATASSDWEEF, from the coding sequence ATGAAGTTTTTATCCCACCTGACCATCGGCACACGCCTTGCCGTGGGCTTTGCCGCCATCGGCGCCATGCTGCTTATCATTTCCTGCCTGGGCATTGCCATGCTGGGCAAGATCAACCAGGGCACCGGCCATATCGTGCATGACAGCATGCCCAAGATCGAGCTCGCCAACAGCGTGTCAGCCAACATCAACGACATCGCCATTGCCCTGCGCAACATGATGCTCAGCGCCGATCCCGCCGACCAGCGCAAGCAGACCGACGCCATCCTGGCCGCGCGCCAGGCGGCGGCCGGCAATCTCGTCAAGCTCGCCAGCATGCTCGATTCCGAGCGCGAGCGCGCCTTGCTGGCCAAGATGAACGACGCCAACACGCGCTACGCACAGGGGCAGGAGGTGCTGCTGGAACTGATCAAAAGCGGTACGCCGGACGACAGCAGCGCCTATCTGTACGGCCAGCTGCGCCCCGTCTTACTCGTCTACAAGCAGTTGATTGCTGAACAAATCAGTTTACAAAACACCCTGGCCAACACGGCGGGCGACAACGCCAACACCACCTACGCCAACACGCGCACCTTGCTGATCGGCATGTCGCTGGCGGCCTTGGCCATCGCGGCGGCCTTGGCGTATGGCATCACGCGCTCGATCACCGGTCCCGTCGCCACGGCGCTGCAGGTGGCCAACACGGTGGCAGCAGGCGATTTGCGCAGCCAGATCACCGTGCAGTCGCGCGATGAAATGGGGCAACTATTGCAGGCGCTCAAGCGCATGAACGACAACCTGGCGCACACGGTGGGCACGGTGCGCGCCGGCACGGAAACGATCGCTGCGGCCTCCTCCGAAGTGGCGGCGGGCAGCCTGGACCTGTCTGCGCGCACGGAGCAGCAAGCCAGTTCGCTGGAAGAGACGGCTTCATCCATGGAAGAGCTGACCTCGACCGTCAAGCAGAATGCCGACAATGCGCGCCAGGCGCACGTGCTGGCCGACACGGCCTCCGGCGTGGCGCAGCGCGGCGGCGCCGTCATCGCGCAAGTGGTGGCGACGATGCGGCAAATCGACGCCTCGTCAAATAAAATTGCCGACATCATCGGCGTCATCGATGGCATCGCCTTCCAGACCAACATTCTGGCCTTGAACGCGGCCGTGGAAGCGGCGCGCGCAGGGGAACAGGGCCGCGGCTTCGCCGTCGTGGCCACGGAGGTGCGCAGCCTGGCGCACCGCTCGGCTGCCGCAGCCAAGGAAATCAAGACCCTGATCGACGACTCGACCCGGAGCGTGGCGGCCGGCAGCGAGCTCGTGCACCAGGCCGGCAGCACCATGCACGACCTGGTCGACAGCGTGCGCCGCGTTACCGACATCATGCAAGAAATCACCTCGGCCAGCGCGGAACAGACGGCAGGCATCGAGCAAATCAACCAGGCCATCAGCGAGATGGACAACGTCACCCAGCAAAACGCGGCCCTGGTGGAGGAATCGGCGGCCGCCGCCGCCGCCATGCAGGAGCAGGCGGCCACCCTGGCGCAGGTGGTGAGCGCGTTCAAACTGGAAGCCGGCGCGTCGGCAAGCAAGCCGGCAATCGCCGCGACAACCGTACCGCGCCAGCAAGCCGTCGCCCTGCGCGTGCCGGCCGCCAAAAAAGCTGCACCGGCAGCAACGGCGTCATCCGACTGGGAAGAATTCTAA